A window of Macrotis lagotis isolate mMagLag1 chromosome X, bilby.v1.9.chrom.fasta, whole genome shotgun sequence contains these coding sequences:
- the MMP11 gene encoding stromelysin-3 — translation MAPAPAPAPAPSRRPLRLPGALLLLPLLLPAPHPGLARPPPPLPDSAPKEEGPWLEAVPKAAATRPALPVPTGPPWVTAQGRPRCGVPNLPYGWRLQNRQKRFVLSGGRWEKVHLTYRIMRFPWQLVKEQVQQMMAEALRVWSNVTPLTFTEVQEGRADIMIDFTRYWHGDNLPFDGPGGILAHAFFPKTHREGDVHFDYDETWTIGNNLGTDLLQVAAHEFGHVLGLQHSTEAKALMSPFYTFRYPLSLSPDDQQGIQHLYGRPQPALEPSLSQAPPAPRATVPPSDEPPPPQPGDLDTNEISLEPDACETDFDAAAIIRGELFFFKSGFVWRLRGGQLQPGYPALASRHWQGLPTSLDAAFEDPQGNIWFFQGSQYWVYAGEQRVLGPAPLSDLGLTSSAIHAALVWGTGKNKIYFFHGGNYWRFHASTRRVDGLSPRRTTDWRGVPSEISAAFQDSHGYAYFLHGRQYWKFDPVKVRVLEGFPRLIGQDFFSCAGPATLPSNTFL, via the exons ATggccccagccccggccccggccccggccccgagcCGCCGCCCGCTCCGGCTTCCCGGAGCCCTCCTACTGCTCCCGCTGCTGCTCCCGGCCCCGCACCCCGGCCTGGCTCGGCCGCCCCCGCCGCTGCCG GACTCAGCTCCCAAGGAAGAGGGACCCTGGCTTGAGGCTGTCCCCAAAGCTGCAGCCACCAGGCCTGCCCTCCCCGTTCCCACTGGCCCTCCGTGGGTCACAGCTCAGGGTCGCCCCCGCTGTGGTGTGCCCAACCTGCCTTACGGATGGCGCCTCCAGAATCGTCAAAAACGCTTTGTACTGTCAGGTGGACGTTGGGAGAAGGTCCACCTTACCTACAG AATCATGCGGTTTCCCTGGCAGCTGGTCAAGGAGCAAGTCCAGCAGATGATGGCTGAGGCTTTGCGGGTCTGGAGCAATGTGACTCCACTTACCTTCACGGAGGTACAGGAGGGCAGGGCAGATATCATGATCGACTTCACCAG GTACTGGCATGGAGACAACTTGCCTTTTGATGGCCCAGGGGGCATTTTGGCTCATGCCTTCTTCCCCAAGACCCACCGGGAGGGGGATGTGCACTTTGACTATGATGAGACCTGGACCATCGGGAACAACCTGG GAACAGACTTGCTGCAGGTGGCCGCCCATGAGTTTGGCCATGTTCTGGGCCTTCAGCATTCCACTGAAGCCAAAGCTCTGATGTCCCCCTTCTATACTTTCCGCTACCCTCTGAGCCTCAGCCCAGATGATCAGCAGGGGATCCAACACCTTTATGGGAGGCCACAGCCTGCTCTTGAGCCTAGCCTGAGCCAGGCCCCTCCAGCCCCAAGGGCTACCGTACCCCCCTCCGATGAGCCTCCTCCTCCCCAGCCAGGTGACTTAGACACCAATGAGATCTCCTTGGAG CCAGATGCCTGTGAAACAGATTTTGATGCTGCAGCCATCATCCGAGGAGAACTCTTCTTTTTCAAGTCAGGCTTCGTCTGGAGGTTGAGAGGGGGGCAACTACAGCCTGGCTACCCAGCCTTGGCTTCTCGCCACTGGCAAGGCCTGCCCACTAGCCTCGATGCTGCCTTTGAGGACCCACAGGGCAACATTTGGTTTTTCCAGG GCTCTCAGTATTGGGTGTATGCTGGAGAACAGCGTGTACTGGGCCCTGCACCACTCTCTGACCTGGGTCTAACAAGCTCAGCCATCCATGCAGCACTGGTGTGGGGAACAGGGAAGAACAAAATCTACTTCTTTCATGGGGGCAATTACTGGCGTTTCCATGCCAGCACACGGCGTGTTGATGGCCTCTCCCCGAGAAGGACCACTGACTGGCGGGGAGTCCCCTCTGAGATCAGTGCTGCCTTCCAAGACAGTCATG GTTATGCCTATTTCCTCCATGGTCGCCAATATTGGAAGTTTGACCCAGTGAAGGTGAGAGTCCTGGAGGGCTTCCCACGCCTCATTGGCCAGGATTTCTTCAGTTGTGCTGGACCTGCCACACTCCCCTCCAATACCTTTCTctaa
- the SMARCB1 gene encoding SWI/SNF-related matrix-associated actin-dependent regulator of chromatin subfamily B member 1 isoform X2, which yields MMMMALSKTFGQKPVKFQLEEDGEFYMIGSEVGNYLRMFRGSLYKRYPSLWRRLATVEERKKIVASSHDHGYTTLATSVTLLKASEVEEILDGNDEKYKAVSISTEPPTYLREQKAKRNNQWVPTLPNSSHHLDAVPCSTTINRNRMGRDKKRTFPLCFDDHDPAVIHENASQPEVLVPIRLDMEIDGQKLRDAFTWNMNEKLMTPEMFSEILCDDLDLNPLTFVPAIASAIRQQIESYPTDSLLEDQSDQRVIIKLNIHVGNISLVDQFEWDMSEKENSPEKFALKLCSELGLGGEFVTTIAYSIRGQLSWHQKTYAFSENPLPTVEIAIRNTGDADQWCPLLETLTDAEMEKKIRDQDRNTRRMRRLANTAPAW from the exons ATGATGATGATGGCTCTGAGCAAGACGTTCGGCCAGAAGCCGGTGAAGTTCCAGCTGGAGGAGGACGGCGAGTTCTACATGATCGGGTCCGAG GTGGGGAACTACCTGCGCATGTTCCGGGGGTCCCTGTACAAGAGGTACCCCTCCCTGTGGAGGCGCCTGGCCACcgtggaggagaggaagaaaattgtgGCATCGTCACATG ATCACGGCTACACCACCCTGGCCACCAGTGTGACCCTGTTAAAAGCCTCCGAAGTCGAGGAGATCCTCGATGGGAACGATGAGAAGTACAAGGCCGTGTCCATCAGCACAGAGCCCCCTACCTACCTCAG GGAACAGAAAGCAAAGAGGAACAACCAGTGGGTCCCAACGTTACCAAACAGCTCCCACCACCTAGACGCCGTGCCCTGTTCTACCACCATCAATAGGAACCGCATGGGCAGAGATAAGAAGAGGACGTTTCCTCTTTG CTTTGATGACCACGACCCAGCAGTGATTCATGAGAATGCATCCCAGCCTGAGGTTCTGGTTCCCATCAGACTGGACATGGAGATCGATGGACAGAAACTAAGAGATGCTTTCACGTGGAACATGAATG AGAAACTGATGACCCCAGAAATGTTTTCAGAAATTCTTTGTGACGACTTAGATCTGAACCCTCTGACCTTTGTCCCTGCCATCGCTTCGGCTATCCGGCAGCAGATCGAGTCCTATCCAACCGACAGCCTCCTGGAGGACCAGTCAGACCAGCGTGTCATCATCAAG TTGAATATCCACGTGGGCAACATCTCTCTGGTTGACCAGTTTGAGTGGGACATGTCGGAGAAGGAGAACTCCCCAGAAAAGTTCGCTCTGAAACTCTGCTCCGAACTCGGCCTTGGCGGGGAATTTGTCACCACCATCGCCTACAGCATTCGGGGCCAGCTCAGCTGGCATCAGAAGACATACGCTTTCAG TGAGAACCCTTTGCCCACAGTGGAGATTGCCATTCGGAACACAGGCGATGCTGACCAATGGTGCCCCCTCCTGGAGACCTTGACTGATgctgaaatggagaagaaaatccGGGACCAGGACAGGAATACCAG GCGGATGAGACGTCTGGCCAACACTGCCCCAGCTTGGTAG
- the SMARCB1 gene encoding SWI/SNF-related matrix-associated actin-dependent regulator of chromatin subfamily B member 1 isoform X1, whose translation MMMMALSKTFGQKPVKFQLEEDGEFYMIGSEVGNYLRMFRGSLYKRYPSLWRRLATVEERKKIVASSHGKKSKPSAKDHGYTTLATSVTLLKASEVEEILDGNDEKYKAVSISTEPPTYLREQKAKRNNQWVPTLPNSSHHLDAVPCSTTINRNRMGRDKKRTFPLCFDDHDPAVIHENASQPEVLVPIRLDMEIDGQKLRDAFTWNMNEKLMTPEMFSEILCDDLDLNPLTFVPAIASAIRQQIESYPTDSLLEDQSDQRVIIKLNIHVGNISLVDQFEWDMSEKENSPEKFALKLCSELGLGGEFVTTIAYSIRGQLSWHQKTYAFSENPLPTVEIAIRNTGDADQWCPLLETLTDAEMEKKIRDQDRNTRRMRRLANTAPAW comes from the exons ATGATGATGATGGCTCTGAGCAAGACGTTCGGCCAGAAGCCGGTGAAGTTCCAGCTGGAGGAGGACGGCGAGTTCTACATGATCGGGTCCGAG GTGGGGAACTACCTGCGCATGTTCCGGGGGTCCCTGTACAAGAGGTACCCCTCCCTGTGGAGGCGCCTGGCCACcgtggaggagaggaagaaaattgtgGCATCGTCACATGGTAAAAAATCCAAACCTAGCGCTAAGG ATCACGGCTACACCACCCTGGCCACCAGTGTGACCCTGTTAAAAGCCTCCGAAGTCGAGGAGATCCTCGATGGGAACGATGAGAAGTACAAGGCCGTGTCCATCAGCACAGAGCCCCCTACCTACCTCAG GGAACAGAAAGCAAAGAGGAACAACCAGTGGGTCCCAACGTTACCAAACAGCTCCCACCACCTAGACGCCGTGCCCTGTTCTACCACCATCAATAGGAACCGCATGGGCAGAGATAAGAAGAGGACGTTTCCTCTTTG CTTTGATGACCACGACCCAGCAGTGATTCATGAGAATGCATCCCAGCCTGAGGTTCTGGTTCCCATCAGACTGGACATGGAGATCGATGGACAGAAACTAAGAGATGCTTTCACGTGGAACATGAATG AGAAACTGATGACCCCAGAAATGTTTTCAGAAATTCTTTGTGACGACTTAGATCTGAACCCTCTGACCTTTGTCCCTGCCATCGCTTCGGCTATCCGGCAGCAGATCGAGTCCTATCCAACCGACAGCCTCCTGGAGGACCAGTCAGACCAGCGTGTCATCATCAAG TTGAATATCCACGTGGGCAACATCTCTCTGGTTGACCAGTTTGAGTGGGACATGTCGGAGAAGGAGAACTCCCCAGAAAAGTTCGCTCTGAAACTCTGCTCCGAACTCGGCCTTGGCGGGGAATTTGTCACCACCATCGCCTACAGCATTCGGGGCCAGCTCAGCTGGCATCAGAAGACATACGCTTTCAG TGAGAACCCTTTGCCCACAGTGGAGATTGCCATTCGGAACACAGGCGATGCTGACCAATGGTGCCCCCTCCTGGAGACCTTGACTGATgctgaaatggagaagaaaatccGGGACCAGGACAGGAATACCAG GCGGATGAGACGTCTGGCCAACACTGCCCCAGCTTGGTAG